In Halobaculum sp. XH14, a single genomic region encodes these proteins:
- a CDS encoding ATP-dependent helicase, whose protein sequence is MSDPTVTRLFGGPGSGKTTALLDRVETLIEDEGAEIRDILVVSYTRAAAAEIRERLAERLDTTPRHLQGNVSTMHAKAYELLNLSRGDVVSDSDKEEFCEEYGVEFEDEYSGGGRRTARSTTLGNKVIATSQWLQRTHRDVADWYDVPFQWDVEEVRLPPEIDPNAQEGNKYTPTWPGDDDRLDVPNTIRAWRTYKGEHDLTGFADMLERVKQRSLLPNVDYLVIDEFQDITTLQYEVYEEWRPHMETVLIAGDDDQVVYAWQGADPDLLLDTHVDRDEVLPNSYRLPSDILTVVNREIRHIEKRQEKDLKPRKEGGTVEAIESPSMLDLVRNVRHTVQRTDETIMVLFRARYQMFQFIDEFMAEGIPFSCLTDQRMWTDRLTDYVRGVEAIENDEALTVLQARRLADILQDSAFGSNERDELYDFLDDVEETTDEDDLAEIPLSPDDVTDFVPFMPDGASAADMARKVTSFQRKSVKAYFRGDYGKMDPSRVRLGTIHSAKGREADHVFVNTDLTEKVVEQMAAQVRQEEIEIEGLPAGEEFTKTTNPVPILTDNERRVFYVGMSRARERLVLMENLVNGAPTLPISVVLSNELKDDPPEELVEEVIAELDAPEPEA, encoded by the coding sequence AGACCCTCATCGAGGACGAGGGCGCGGAGATCCGGGACATCCTCGTGGTCTCCTACACTCGGGCTGCCGCCGCGGAGATCCGCGAGCGACTCGCGGAACGACTCGACACGACGCCCCGACACCTCCAGGGCAACGTGAGCACGATGCACGCGAAGGCGTACGAACTGCTGAACCTCTCGCGGGGCGACGTCGTCTCCGACTCGGACAAGGAGGAGTTCTGCGAGGAGTACGGCGTCGAGTTCGAGGACGAGTACTCGGGCGGCGGCCGGCGGACCGCCCGCTCGACGACGCTCGGCAACAAGGTCATCGCCACCTCCCAGTGGCTCCAGCGCACCCACCGCGACGTCGCCGACTGGTACGACGTGCCGTTCCAGTGGGACGTCGAGGAGGTCCGGCTCCCGCCCGAAATCGACCCGAACGCACAGGAGGGGAACAAGTACACCCCGACGTGGCCCGGCGACGACGACCGGCTGGACGTGCCGAACACGATCCGGGCGTGGCGGACCTACAAGGGCGAACACGACCTCACCGGGTTCGCCGACATGCTCGAACGGGTGAAGCAGCGCTCGCTCCTGCCGAACGTCGACTACCTCGTCATCGACGAGTTCCAGGACATCACGACGCTCCAGTACGAGGTGTACGAGGAGTGGCGGCCACACATGGAGACGGTGCTCATCGCGGGCGACGACGACCAGGTCGTCTACGCCTGGCAGGGCGCCGACCCCGACCTGCTGCTCGACACGCACGTCGACCGGGACGAGGTGTTGCCCAACTCCTACCGACTCCCCTCGGACATCCTGACGGTCGTCAACCGCGAGATCCGCCACATCGAGAAGCGCCAGGAGAAGGACCTCAAACCCCGCAAGGAGGGCGGAACCGTCGAGGCCATCGAGTCGCCCTCGATGCTCGATCTGGTGCGGAACGTCCGCCACACCGTCCAGCGCACCGACGAGACGATCATGGTGCTGTTCCGGGCGCGCTACCAGATGTTCCAGTTCATCGACGAGTTCATGGCCGAGGGCATCCCCTTCTCGTGTCTCACCGACCAGCGGATGTGGACCGATCGGCTCACCGACTACGTCCGCGGCGTCGAGGCGATCGAGAACGACGAGGCGCTCACGGTGCTGCAGGCTCGCCGGCTCGCCGACATCCTCCAGGACTCGGCGTTCGGCTCGAACGAGCGCGACGAACTGTACGACTTCCTCGACGACGTGGAGGAGACCACCGACGAGGACGACCTCGCGGAGATCCCGCTCTCGCCCGACGACGTCACCGACTTCGTCCCGTTCATGCCCGACGGCGCGAGCGCGGCCGACATGGCCCGGAAGGTGACCTCCTTTCAGCGCAAGTCCGTGAAGGCGTACTTCCGGGGCGACTACGGGAAGATGGATCCGAGCCGGGTCCGCCTCGGCACCATCCACTCCGCGAAGGGCCGCGAGGCCGACCACGTGTTCGTCAACACCGACCTGACCGAGAAGGTCGTCGAGCAGATGGCCGCCCAAGTCCGCCAGGAGGAGATCGAGATCGAGGGCCTCCCGGCCGGCGAGGAGTTCACGAAGACGACGAACCCGGTGCCGATCCTCACCGACAACGAGCGCCGCGTGTTCTACGTCGGCATGTCCCGTGCCCGGGAACGGCTGGTCCTCATGGAGAACCTCGTGAACGGCGCGCCGACGCTCCCCATCAGCGTCGTGCTCTCGAACGAACTCAAGGACGACCCGCCCGAGGAGCTCGTCGAGGAGGTCATCGCCGAACTCGACGCCCCCGAACCCGAAGCCTGA
- a CDS encoding M24 family metallopeptidase gives MDPDPLGTDYEFLAAELRRRNAAAFVHVGDRFDDDLRYLTRFSGPDRGYAFVFRRGTATLCPPALFDEQAGREFPGDAVETDRQGDPAGLRAAGVLDDAGVDAGETVLVPRHVPHDAAVYLEQAGYDIESTDAVARDRRVKTDPELDRLRRVQGTAAGGMARAERVLYEAAVDGDEVVWSGAPLTTERLRREVNRVLAAHGVRDAGNTVVGCGPTAADLHFTGHDAIRPGETVLLDVSPRGPDGYYGDLTRTFAVDPDGGWERRAYVAVEAARNAALTELEHGVSAATVHEEAAAELAAYGFRVDDAEVGFTHSTGHGVGLSLHEGPSLPGDEELETGTVVTIEPGVYDPERGGVRLEDLAVVTDRGYRLLGEYPFGLVPRER, from the coding sequence GTGGACCCCGACCCGCTCGGGACGGACTACGAGTTCCTCGCCGCGGAACTCCGCCGGCGCAACGCCGCCGCGTTCGTCCACGTCGGCGACCGCTTCGACGACGACCTGCGCTACCTGACGCGCTTTTCCGGTCCGGACCGCGGGTACGCGTTCGTCTTTCGGCGGGGCACCGCGACGCTCTGTCCGCCCGCGCTGTTCGACGAGCAGGCCGGGCGCGAGTTCCCGGGCGACGCGGTCGAGACCGACCGGCAGGGCGACCCGGCGGGGCTCCGTGCCGCCGGGGTGCTCGACGACGCCGGCGTCGACGCCGGCGAGACCGTCCTCGTTCCACGGCACGTCCCGCACGACGCCGCCGTCTACCTCGAACAGGCGGGGTACGACATCGAATCGACCGACGCCGTGGCCCGGGACAGGCGGGTGAAGACCGACCCGGAACTCGACCGACTCCGTCGCGTTCAGGGGACCGCCGCCGGCGGGATGGCCCGAGCGGAGCGAGTGCTGTATGAGGCTGCGGTCGACGGGGACGAGGTCGTCTGGAGCGGCGCGCCGCTCACGACCGAACGGCTCCGCCGGGAGGTGAACCGGGTGCTCGCCGCTCACGGCGTCCGCGACGCGGGCAACACCGTGGTCGGCTGCGGGCCGACCGCCGCGGACCTCCACTTCACCGGCCACGACGCGATCCGGCCGGGCGAGACGGTGCTGCTCGACGTCTCGCCGCGCGGCCCGGACGGCTACTACGGCGACCTCACGAGGACGTTCGCGGTCGACCCGGACGGCGGCTGGGAGCGCCGCGCGTACGTCGCGGTCGAGGCGGCGCGAAACGCCGCGCTCACCGAACTGGAGCACGGCGTGTCCGCCGCGACGGTCCACGAGGAAGCCGCCGCCGAACTGGCGGCCTACGGCTTCCGCGTCGACGACGCGGAGGTGGGCTTTACCCACTCGACGGGCCACGGCGTCGGCCTCTCGCTGCACGAAGGGCCGTCGCTCCCGGGCGACGAGGAGCTCGAAACGGGGACCGTCGTGACCATCGAGCCGGGCGTCTACGACCCCGAGCGGGGCGGCGTCAGGCTGGAGGACCTCGCCGTGGTCACCGACCGGGGCTACCGGCTGCTCGGGGAGTACCCGTTCGGACTGGTCCCGCGGGAACGGTAG
- a CDS encoding DUF7533 family protein, giving the protein MALGILDQLGLAATLIFAIPVAAYGLQQAAGGSLVVGAAFLVVAALMVYLPQRLTTPGDVPGKAAEKALDTALGSENGRGDGEDGSNRDESGNGAAASDDDAADEA; this is encoded by the coding sequence GTGGCACTCGGCATCCTCGACCAGCTCGGCCTCGCGGCGACCCTGATCTTCGCCATCCCCGTCGCCGCCTACGGGCTCCAGCAGGCGGCCGGCGGCAGCCTCGTCGTGGGTGCGGCGTTCCTCGTCGTCGCCGCGCTGATGGTGTATCTCCCCCAGCGGCTCACCACCCCGGGGGACGTTCCGGGCAAGGCGGCCGAGAAAGCCCTCGACACCGCCCTCGGAAGCGAGAACGGGCGAGGCGACGGCGAGGACGGGTCGAACCGCGACGAGAGCGGGAACGGTGCGGCGGCGAGCGACGACGACGCCGCGGACGAGGCCTGA
- a CDS encoding DUF502 domain-containing protein: MNPFARLRASFVAGLLLVAPLAITLFVLDFAVDRLTAVLTGPIRATRLAEYVGSEPLAHVLAAVTLALAVTLVGFVASNEAGRRLFGGFERGVGLLPVVRTVYFGVRQVSESLGTPGDGFDRVVLAEYPRHGVYAVGFVTNRAPRRISERADEELYAVFFPHSPNPTAGKLAMLPDEQLLELDMSVARGLRLVVTTGLSIEDPEELPEPMAR, translated from the coding sequence ATGAACCCGTTCGCCCGCCTGCGGGCCAGTTTCGTCGCCGGGCTCCTGCTCGTCGCACCGCTCGCGATCACGCTGTTCGTGCTCGACTTCGCCGTGGACCGACTGACCGCCGTGCTCACCGGTCCGATCCGCGCGACCAGACTCGCCGAGTACGTCGGGAGCGAGCCGCTTGCGCACGTGCTCGCGGCGGTGACGCTCGCGCTCGCCGTCACGCTCGTCGGCTTCGTCGCCTCCAACGAGGCGGGACGGCGGCTGTTCGGCGGCTTCGAGCGCGGCGTCGGCCTCCTGCCGGTCGTCCGGACCGTCTACTTCGGCGTCCGGCAAGTGAGCGAGTCGCTCGGGACGCCGGGGGACGGCTTCGACCGGGTCGTGCTCGCGGAGTACCCCCGACACGGCGTGTACGCGGTCGGCTTCGTGACGAACCGCGCGCCGCGCCGGATCAGCGAGCGGGCCGACGAGGAGCTGTACGCCGTGTTCTTCCCGCACAGTCCGAACCCGACCGCCGGGAAGCTTGCGATGCTCCCCGACGAACAGCTTCTCGAACTGGACATGAGCGTCGCGCGCGGCCTCCGGCTCGTCGTCACCACGGGACTCTCGATCGAGGACCCCGAGGAGCTCCCCGAGCCGATGGCGCGGTGA
- a CDS encoding riboflavin synthase, with translation MFTGIVETTGAILGREETDDGVRLRIGVDGFDDLEHGQSISVSGVCLTVEAFGDLEEGPDGGDAAGDAGEPEGADGGSAWFETFLAAETVEKTYLGAVREGDLVNLERALPADGRFDGHVVQGHVDTTTRVTGIEQVGEDWRFAFALPPEYASYVVDKGSVTLDGISLTVAERRPDEFDVAVIPATHDLTNLSEKQPGDPVHLEVDVVAKYVENMLEGYAESTSPDLDDLTAE, from the coding sequence ATGTTCACCGGCATCGTCGAGACGACGGGTGCGATCCTCGGCCGGGAGGAGACCGACGACGGCGTCCGCCTCCGGATCGGCGTCGACGGGTTCGACGACCTCGAACACGGCCAGTCGATCAGCGTGAGCGGCGTCTGTCTCACCGTCGAGGCGTTCGGCGACCTGGAGGAGGGACCCGACGGTGGGGACGCCGCGGGCGATGCGGGCGAGCCGGAGGGCGCGGACGGCGGGTCGGCCTGGTTCGAGACGTTCCTCGCGGCGGAGACGGTGGAGAAGACGTACCTGGGCGCGGTACGCGAGGGCGACCTGGTGAACCTGGAACGCGCGCTCCCGGCGGACGGGCGCTTCGACGGCCACGTCGTCCAGGGCCACGTCGACACGACGACCCGCGTGACGGGGATCGAGCAGGTCGGCGAGGACTGGCGCTTCGCGTTCGCGCTGCCACCCGAGTACGCGAGCTACGTCGTCGACAAGGGGTCGGTGACGCTGGACGGCATCTCGCTCACGGTCGCCGAGCGGCGGCCCGACGAGTTCGACGTCGCCGTCATCCCCGCCACCCACGACCTGACGAACCTCTCGGAGAAGCAGCCGGGCGACCCGGTTCACCTGGAGGTGGACGTGGTCGCGAAGTACGTCGAGAACATGCTGGAGGGGTACGCGGAGTCGACGTCGCCCGACCTGGACGACCTGACCGCGGAGTAG
- a CDS encoding Rid family detoxifying hydrolase, whose amino-acid sequence MKRVISTDEAPAAVGAYSQATTNGDVMFTAGQIPLTPDGELRDEAPIAEQTELALDNLMAVLAEADAGASDVLKTTVFLADIDDFEAMNETYATYFDEEPPARSAVQAGALPKGVGVEIEAVVDLA is encoded by the coding sequence ATGAAGCGCGTGATCTCCACCGACGAAGCGCCGGCCGCGGTCGGCGCGTACAGCCAGGCGACGACGAACGGCGACGTCATGTTCACGGCCGGCCAGATTCCCCTGACGCCCGACGGCGAACTCCGGGACGAGGCCCCCATCGCCGAGCAGACGGAACTGGCGCTGGACAACCTCATGGCCGTCCTCGCCGAGGCGGACGCCGGGGCGTCGGACGTGCTGAAGACGACGGTGTTCCTCGCGGACATCGACGACTTCGAGGCGATGAACGAGACGTACGCGACGTACTTCGACGAGGAGCCGCCCGCGCGCTCGGCGGTCCAGGCCGGCGCGCTCCCGAAGGGCGTCGGCGTGGAGATCGAGGCGGTCGTCGACCTCGCGTGA